Proteins from one Paraburkholderia acidisoli genomic window:
- a CDS encoding transporter substrate-binding domain-containing protein: MTLQVKWAGLAAAAVASLALMSAWPAEAKDWTSVTIATEGSYAPWNVTLPGGKLGGFEPELMQNLCARIKLECKLVAQDWDAMIPGLRTGKFDVLMDAIMITPEREKVIAFSRPYALTPGVFVATDGKLLAGLGTPADLLKLSGDPQADKAAVDRLRAALKGKTIGIQTGTAYTTFIVQNFKDIATIREYKKSPERDMDLLMGRIDVAFDDVSYFSSVLQQPENKALKFVGPKIGGTIWGPGEALAFRPDDAELKARFDTALTAALADGTVKRLSEKWFKVSVTP; this comes from the coding sequence ATGACCCTGCAGGTGAAGTGGGCCGGACTGGCGGCGGCCGCCGTCGCGAGCCTCGCGCTCATGTCGGCGTGGCCGGCCGAGGCCAAAGACTGGACTTCGGTGACGATCGCCACGGAAGGCTCGTACGCGCCCTGGAACGTCACGCTGCCGGGCGGCAAGCTGGGCGGCTTCGAGCCCGAGTTGATGCAGAACCTGTGCGCGCGCATCAAGCTCGAGTGCAAGCTGGTGGCGCAGGACTGGGACGCCATGATTCCGGGGCTCAGAACCGGAAAGTTCGATGTCCTGATGGATGCGATCATGATCACGCCCGAGCGCGAGAAGGTGATTGCGTTCTCGCGCCCGTATGCGCTCACGCCGGGCGTGTTCGTTGCCACCGACGGCAAGCTGCTCGCGGGGCTCGGCACGCCCGCCGACCTGCTGAAGCTGAGCGGCGACCCGCAAGCCGACAAGGCCGCCGTCGACCGCTTGCGCGCGGCGCTGAAGGGCAAGACCATCGGCATTCAGACCGGCACGGCCTACACGACGTTCATCGTCCAGAACTTCAAGGACATCGCCACGATCCGCGAATACAAGAAGTCGCCGGAGCGCGACATGGATCTGCTGATGGGACGTATCGACGTCGCGTTCGACGACGTGAGCTATTTTTCTTCGGTGTTGCAGCAGCCGGAGAACAAGGCGCTGAAGTTCGTCGGGCCGAAGATCGGCGGCACGATCTGGGGACCCGGCGAGGCGCTCGCGTTCCGCCCCGACGACGCCGAACTGAAGGCGCGATTCGACACGGCCTTGACGGCGGCGCTCGCGGACGGCACGGTGAAGCGGCTCTCGGAGAAGTGGTTCAAGGTGAGCGTCACGCCGTGA
- a CDS encoding NAD(P)H-dependent flavin oxidoreductase, with amino-acid sequence MMQTRLSRMLNIDYPIVQAGMSWASSNAALPAAVSNAGGLGVIAAGPMYLEAFRDTVREVKALTQGRAFAVNLPLYRPEAERFLDVIEAERVPVLIASQGGPKAHLERFRRIGTRWIHVVSTLEHARKAAGAGVDALVVVGAEAGGHPPANGVSTLIAVRRAVKAFDLPIVAGGGVADGHGVAALLALGADAVQLGTRFLATREAGVHENYKQAVLDTDIDGTVLVGVRNLPVRMTRNRFAADVLHADQHETDNAAYDALFKSSTLKQAALDGDIERGKVELGQSAGLIDDLPGAAEVMARLVDEYREAVARLLG; translated from the coding sequence ATGATGCAAACCCGCCTCTCCCGGATGTTGAACATCGACTATCCGATCGTGCAGGCGGGCATGAGCTGGGCTTCGTCGAATGCCGCGCTGCCCGCCGCGGTGAGCAACGCGGGCGGGCTCGGCGTGATCGCCGCCGGCCCCATGTATCTCGAGGCGTTTCGCGACACCGTGCGCGAAGTCAAGGCACTCACGCAAGGCCGTGCGTTCGCGGTCAACCTGCCCCTCTATCGCCCCGAAGCCGAACGCTTTCTCGACGTGATCGAGGCCGAGCGCGTGCCCGTGCTGATCGCTTCGCAGGGCGGCCCCAAAGCGCACCTGGAACGCTTCCGCCGCATCGGCACCCGCTGGATCCATGTCGTATCGACGCTCGAACACGCCCGCAAGGCCGCGGGCGCGGGCGTGGACGCGCTGGTGGTGGTGGGCGCCGAAGCCGGCGGCCATCCGCCCGCCAACGGCGTGAGCACGCTGATCGCGGTGCGGCGCGCGGTGAAGGCATTCGACCTGCCCATCGTCGCGGGCGGCGGCGTGGCGGACGGCCATGGCGTGGCTGCGCTGCTCGCGCTCGGCGCGGACGCCGTGCAACTGGGCACGCGCTTTCTCGCCACACGCGAAGCGGGCGTGCACGAAAACTACAAACAGGCCGTGCTGGACACCGACATCGACGGCACGGTGCTCGTGGGCGTGCGCAACCTGCCCGTGCGCATGACCCGCAACCGTTTCGCCGCCGATGTCCTGCACGCCGACCAGCACGAAACCGATAACGCCGCTTACGACGCGCTGTTCAAAAGCAGCACGCTCAAACAAGCCGCGCTCGACGGCGACATCGAACGCGGCAAAGTGGAACTCGGCCAGTCGGCGGGCTTGATCGACGATCTGCCGGGCGCGGCCGAGGTGATGGCGCGTCTCGTCGACGAATACCGCGAGGCCGTGGCGCGGCTGCTCGGCTGA
- a CDS encoding MarR family winged helix-turn-helix transcriptional regulator: MAKSPTQRPDAEPDTGSAPTDLRQLTSFQLRQLTNIYTKGSSSVYERRFGLTLNEWRCIALLQHSAGMSLNRLAEQAQFDRGLTSRIVTALEARGVLQRGTDEKDARGVVIALTETGRELVREVFPVAAQLNERLLSALTRAERAALPGIIDKLTHQARVMLDHEREESGKND, translated from the coding sequence ATGGCCAAATCGCCTACTCAACGCCCCGACGCCGAGCCCGACACCGGTTCCGCTCCCACGGATCTGCGTCAGCTCACGTCGTTTCAGCTGCGCCAGCTGACGAACATCTACACGAAAGGCTCGTCGAGCGTCTACGAGCGCCGCTTCGGGCTCACGCTCAACGAGTGGCGCTGCATCGCGCTGTTGCAGCACAGCGCGGGCATGTCGCTGAACCGCCTCGCGGAGCAGGCGCAATTCGACCGCGGCCTCACGAGCCGCATCGTCACCGCGCTCGAAGCGCGCGGCGTGCTTCAGCGCGGCACCGACGAAAAAGACGCGCGCGGCGTGGTCATCGCGCTCACCGAAACGGGCCGCGAGCTGGTGCGCGAAGTCTTTCCCGTGGCCGCGCAGCTCAACGAACGCCTGCTCTCCGCCCTCACGCGCGCGGAACGCGCAGCGCTGCCCGGAATCATTGACAAGCTCACACATCAAGCCCGTGTGATGCTCGATCACGAGCGCGAAGAATCCGGCAAAAACGACTAG
- a CDS encoding porin → MKKHLFAAGATLAFACSAHAQSNVTLYGLIDTALSWQTNQVGTTAANGRATSSGSSVALGPGFFNGSRWGLSGTEDLGGGLSALFRVEAGFSPTTGVSLQGSREFGRQAYVGLKGSFGQLTLGRQYSVPFETLLPFDTIGWANSSATDVWVQLLAGSRLDNTAKYVFTSGPWKFTAAYSFGGQAGSVSHGSTYAAGLNYQGSVFGAGFTAQQAKDLAGNKQSNLGAGASYVAGPVTLNGYYLYTRRDGAFTPTSGQDFSPTYGGYAALYTNPGNTNIGASSAARTDNVFQLGATWQATPAVQVKAAAIYDFARHVNANGEGGNKLSTFLIGDYFLSKRTDVYLAGAYSKTSSAFNGPFAGEDDSVSATLGLRHRF, encoded by the coding sequence ATGAAGAAGCACCTGTTCGCTGCGGGCGCGACGCTCGCGTTTGCCTGTTCCGCGCACGCGCAATCGAACGTGACGCTTTACGGCCTGATCGACACGGCCCTGTCCTGGCAAACCAATCAGGTCGGAACCACGGCGGCGAACGGGCGCGCCACGTCGAGCGGCAGCTCCGTCGCGCTCGGCCCGGGCTTCTTCAACGGTTCGCGCTGGGGCTTGTCCGGCACCGAGGATCTGGGCGGCGGCCTCTCCGCGCTGTTTCGCGTGGAAGCCGGCTTTAGCCCGACCACGGGCGTGTCGCTGCAAGGCAGCCGCGAATTCGGGCGTCAGGCCTATGTCGGCCTGAAAGGAAGCTTCGGACAACTGACCTTGGGCCGCCAGTACAGCGTGCCGTTCGAAACCCTGTTGCCCTTCGACACGATCGGCTGGGCCAACTCCTCCGCCACCGACGTGTGGGTGCAACTGCTCGCGGGCTCGCGTCTCGACAACACCGCGAAGTACGTGTTCACGTCCGGGCCGTGGAAGTTCACCGCCGCCTACTCGTTCGGCGGTCAGGCCGGCAGCGTGTCGCACGGCTCGACCTATGCGGCGGGCCTCAACTATCAGGGCAGCGTGTTCGGCGCGGGCTTTACCGCGCAGCAGGCGAAGGATCTCGCGGGCAACAAGCAGTCGAACCTGGGCGCGGGGGCGTCGTATGTGGCCGGCCCCGTCACGCTGAACGGCTACTACCTCTACACGCGCCGCGACGGCGCGTTCACGCCCACCAGCGGTCAGGACTTCTCGCCCACCTACGGCGGGTACGCGGCGCTCTATACGAATCCGGGCAACACGAACATCGGCGCGAGCAGCGCGGCACGCACGGACAACGTGTTCCAGCTCGGCGCCACGTGGCAAGCAACGCCCGCCGTGCAGGTCAAGGCAGCCGCGATCTACGACTTCGCGCGCCACGTCAACGCGAACGGCGAAGGCGGCAACAAACTCTCCACCTTCCTGATCGGCGATTACTTCCTCTCGAAGCGCACCGACGTGTATCTCGCGGGCGCGTACAGCAAGACGAGCAGCGCGTTCAACGGCCCGTTCGCGGGCGAGGACGACAGCGTTTCAGCGACGCTGGGCCTGCGTCACCGGTTCTAA
- a CDS encoding LysR substrate-binding domain-containing protein — MSRLPPLNAVKAFEVAARVGGFAQAAAELGVSAAAVSQQVRNLEEFLGKQLFVRTGNRIALTDAGLAIYPQTARALNDIAAMTVRIVEGALRMRLVVSVPASLAETWLAPKLAELIEIFPQMAIDIRVEDDPVDLARQDIDLRISYGDYHYPGLRAVPLVHDEVLPVCAPEFWYKHGNHEFDLASIHESLFIHTNWGPNYASHPTWRDWFARSSSGVTGGTGPDPSRGRRVALSSLAVASARLGLGVALGQRVMARADLEAGRLIALSPTSLKLGHPYCAFVPDAKADRADIRRLLAILGNNAQND; from the coding sequence ATGTCGAGACTGCCTCCGCTCAACGCGGTGAAGGCCTTCGAAGTGGCGGCAAGGGTGGGCGGCTTCGCGCAGGCGGCCGCCGAACTGGGCGTGTCGGCGGCGGCGGTCAGCCAGCAGGTGCGCAACCTGGAGGAATTTCTCGGCAAGCAGTTGTTCGTGCGTACCGGCAACCGCATTGCGCTGACCGACGCGGGGCTCGCGATTTATCCGCAAACCGCGCGTGCGCTCAACGACATTGCGGCCATGACCGTGCGGATCGTCGAAGGCGCGTTGCGCATGCGGCTCGTCGTGAGTGTGCCCGCCTCGCTCGCGGAAACCTGGCTCGCGCCGAAACTGGCGGAACTCATCGAGATCTTTCCGCAGATGGCCATCGACATTCGCGTGGAAGACGATCCCGTCGATCTCGCGCGCCAGGACATCGACCTGCGCATCAGCTACGGCGACTATCACTACCCCGGCCTGCGCGCCGTGCCGCTCGTGCACGACGAGGTGCTCCCGGTGTGCGCGCCCGAGTTCTGGTACAAGCACGGCAACCACGAGTTCGATCTCGCGTCGATCCACGAGAGCCTGTTCATCCACACGAACTGGGGGCCGAACTACGCGTCGCATCCCACGTGGCGCGACTGGTTCGCCCGATCGAGCAGCGGTGTCACCGGCGGCACGGGTCCCGACCCGTCGCGCGGGCGCCGCGTGGCGCTTTCGAGTCTCGCGGTGGCTTCGGCGCGATTGGGGCTGGGCGTGGCGCTCGGCCAGCGCGTGATGGCGCGCGCCGACCTCGAAGCGGGCCGGCTGATCGCGCTTTCGCCCACGTCGCTCAAGCTCGGTCATCCGTATTGCGCGTTCGTGCCCGACGCCAAGGCGGATCGCGCCGACATCAGGCGGTTGCTCGCCATCCTCGGGAACAACGCGCAAAACGATTGA
- a CDS encoding HalD/BesD family halogenase: MRDILDLERYPLDRPGSVEWRRLVDRCSAELAEHGMFNLAGLLRPGVAERAVQDIQPVMDMASHTHKRSHNIYFKPDMPGLYAGHPALQQVETVSHTVCADQIPGSVVLAIYGYAPLVQFLAATMGKRELHPMQDPLARVNVMAYRTGETLNWHFDRSEFTTTLLLQEPEAGGEFEYRSELRADDDPNYEGVARLLEGRDPKVKRLRLAAGNLNVFRGKNTAHRVTCVQGSRERMIAVFSYYEKSGVVFSEEERLGFYGRAA; encoded by the coding sequence ATGCGAGACATTCTGGATCTGGAGCGTTACCCGCTGGATCGTCCCGGCAGCGTCGAATGGCGCCGTCTGGTGGACCGCTGCAGCGCCGAGCTGGCCGAGCACGGCATGTTCAATCTGGCCGGGCTGCTGCGGCCGGGCGTGGCCGAACGGGCGGTGCAGGACATCCAGCCGGTGATGGACATGGCGTCGCATACGCACAAGCGCTCGCACAACATCTACTTCAAGCCCGACATGCCCGGCCTCTACGCGGGCCACCCGGCGTTGCAGCAGGTCGAGACGGTCAGCCACACCGTGTGCGCGGACCAGATTCCCGGCAGCGTCGTGCTGGCGATTTACGGCTATGCGCCGCTCGTGCAGTTTCTGGCGGCGACCATGGGCAAGCGCGAGTTGCATCCGATGCAGGACCCGCTCGCGCGCGTGAACGTCATGGCTTACCGCACGGGCGAAACGCTGAACTGGCATTTCGACCGCTCCGAATTCACGACCACGCTGCTGCTTCAGGAGCCCGAAGCGGGCGGCGAATTCGAATACCGCTCCGAACTGCGCGCCGACGACGATCCCAACTACGAGGGCGTCGCGCGGCTGCTCGAAGGACGTGACCCGAAGGTCAAACGGCTGCGGCTCGCGGCGGGCAATCTGAATGTGTTTCGCGGCAAGAACACGGCGCATCGCGTGACCTGTGTGCAGGGCAGCCGCGAACGCATGATCGCCGTGTTCTCGTACTACGAGAAGTCGGGTGTCGTGTTCAGCGAAGAAGAACGGCTCGGTTTTTACGGGCGCGCCGCGTAG